From Daphnia pulicaria isolate SC F1-1A chromosome 4, SC_F0-13Bv2, whole genome shotgun sequence, one genomic window encodes:
- the LOC124336754 gene encoding uncharacterized protein LOC124336754 isoform X2, whose translation MNLSEKLWYLNMAMGIYGCGMYIFLNVIAKSEMPVENLDETSVPICDMADKCHQQLQNRLETIESAVRAIVSILSIQKSELFTTVNKMLEQDQAVREILSRSEFIQNSGDFSTVGSAGLNAAVEATKDFSQHGKSVENLKGAIKCSLANLIDISTKDHDLKANQSDAHSIKASVMINGSLEIKWPILSADCLKFSSGVWIRIYQASEGDDNNKLPEEAVTALSIPQKCLINNTDASYSIVLYPQSPSADEKDPCFFSMTKNLTQCGAYVVEVIPNYQSLCGKTLRTEMVIPPHKQSDESSTKPLISVIMAHQSNSLVFNWEDNSGCAPQLTSFNLKIFRDGIADKEKAITSAITTISVPRSCLQHPRKNENLFSLELPADRQTCPIDWKPLDMCRKYRLDVSSQYSAWNSPSSSWEIFTGQEGKYPVNISDFLRCPKDHYYCPFHGRCQQIQSISICQSDVQCDDGRDEKHCNTECNKERFRCGQQCLPKDLVCDGKYDCLDGSDEGYDCSYAYVCQQFTNASGKFSSRIFPKPAFEIHPDRVPDAVRKTAVLISVQPGHQIWLTFNKFVTYKDKHFIKVYDGPYSSSPLLLSHSGLSKPYSVRSSSSDLFVEFPSYYDPNYGIEAFYTSVNLTDESFVPGCGGYINGEGVISTPNYLSAATSRDDCFWFIESWNSEDSFLLRKYSFDFITSKMTPVLSHFIYPTITVYDGWSTDSLVLYDGKPSNEQDNAVIFSITNKMLVHLKQPKVINEYRTFYWNVSKISSSKCKYYYEGTSGTIKSPNYPMLYPHLTDCRWTISVKPGSKVRLLFAFFETQEGSDFLSVYDGTTVHSKLLLAKSGSVPTPFVVNSSTNQVMVRFTSDGDTSFPGFLAVYSSV comes from the exons ATGAATTTGTCAGAAAAGCTGTGGTATCTAAACATGGCCATGGGGATATACGGTTGCGGTATGTACATATTCTTAAATGTTATTGCTAAATCAGAAATGCCAGTGGAGAACCTGGACGAAACATCAGTCCCTATTTGCGACATGGCAGATAAATGCCATCAGCAGCTACAGAACCGTTTGGAAACCATTGAAAGCGCTGTCCGAGCCATTGTTTCGATTCTTTCAATTCAAAAAAGTGAATTGTTTACAACAGTCAATAAAATGTTAGAGCAGGATCAGGCGGTTAGGGAAATCTTATCACGTTCagaatttattcaaaattccGGGGATTTCTCAACTGTTGGTAGTGCTGGTCTAAACGCTGCCGTTGAGGCAACGAAAG aTTTCTCTCAGCATGGAAAAAGCGTCGAAAATTTGAAGGGAGCAATTAAATGTTCATTAGCAAATTTGATAGACATCAGTACGAAAG ATCATGATCTAAAGGCCAATCAATCTGATGCGCACAGCATCAAAGCTTCCGTAATGATCAATGGGTCTCTGGAGATAAAATGGCCCATCCTCTCCGCGGACTGTCTCAAATTTAGTTCGGGTGTCTGGATTCGCATTTACCAGGCATCTGAAGGTGATGACAATAATAAGTTGCCGGAAGAGGCGGTTACTGCCTTATCTATTCCTCAAAAGTGTCTTATAAACAACACGGATGCTTCGTATTCGATCGTCCTTTATCCGCAGTCACCGTCGGCCGACGAAAAGGATCCCTGTTTCTTTTCCATGACCAAAAATCTCACCCAGTGCGGCGCTTACGTCGTTGAAGTCATTCCAAACTATCAGTCACTTTGCGGCAAAACTCTGCGTACGGAAATGGTCATTCCGCCCCATAAG CAAAGCGACGAATCCAGCACGAAACCGCTGATAAGCGTTATAATGGCCCATCAATCGAATTCGTTGGTCTTCAATTGGGAAGACAATTCTGGATGCGCGCCGCAGTTAACGTCCTTcaacttgaaaatatttcga gatgGAATTGCAGATAAAGAAAAGGCCATTACCTCGGCCATTACGACCATTAGTGTTCCTCGTAGTTGCCTGCAGCATCctaggaaaaatgaaaacctgtTTTCACTGGAGTTGCCGGCCGATAGGCAAACCTGTCCGATAGACTGGAAGCCTTTAGATATGTGTCGCAAATACAGACTCGATGTCAGCTCTCAGTACTCGGCCTGGAATagtccgtcgtcgtcgtgggaAATATTTACAGGACAAGAAG GAAAATACCCGGTGAACATAAGCGATTTTTTGCGATGCCCGAAAGATCATTATTACTGCCCATTTCATGGCCGCTGCCAACAAATACAATCCATCAGCATTTGCCAAAGTGATGTCCAGTGCGACGATGGTCGGGACGAAAAACATTGTAATACCGAG TGCAACAAAGAAAGATTTCGATGTGGACAGCAATGTTTACCGAAGGATTTAGTTTGTGATGGTAAATACGACTGTCTGGATGGTTCCGATGAAGGCTACGATTGCA GTTACGCATATGTGTGTCAGCAGTTCACGAATGCATCGGGTAAATTTTCGTCCCGGATTTTTCCTAAACCTGCgtttgaaattcatccagacaGAGTTCCTGATGCCGTTCGGAAAACGGCAGTGTTGATATCAGTTCAACCCGGCCACCAAATTTGGCTgactttcaataaatttgtcacTTATAAAGACAAGCATTTTATCAAA GTTTATGATGGCCCCTACTCGTCTAGTCCTCTTCTGTTATCACACAGTGGATTAAGTAAGCCGTACTCTGTACGGTCGTCATCCAGCGACTTGTTTGTTGAATTCCCATCGTACTATGACCCGAATTATGGAATTGAGGCTTTCTATACAAGT GTTAACCTCACAGACGAGTCATTTGTACCCG GCTGCGGTGGTTATATTAACGGCGAAGGGGTTATTTCGACTCCGAATTATTTATCTGCTGCGACAAGTAGAGACGACTGCTTTTGGTTTATTGAATCCTGGAACAGTGAAGACAGTTTTCTACTGAGAAAatattcttttgatttcataACTTCCAAGATGACCCCTGTATTATCCCATTTCATTTATCCAACTATAACT GTTTACGACGGATGGAGTACAGACAGTCTTGTGCTTTACGATGGCAAACCATCTAACGAACAAGACAACGCGGTCATATTCTCAATCACCAACAAAATGTTGGTCCATTTAAAACAACCTAAAGTCATCAATGAATACCGCACCTTTTACTGGAACGTTTCCAAG ATATCTTCATCGAAATGCAAATATTACTACGAAGGAACCAGCGGGACCATAAAAAGCCCAAACTATCCGATGCTCTATCCTCATCTGACGGACTGTCGCTGGACTATCAGCGTGAAACCGGGATCAAAAGTCCGGCTACTTTTTGCGTTCTTCGAGACGCAAGAGGGCTCGGATTTCTTATCT GTTTACGATGGAACTACTGTCCACtcaaaacttttattggcaaaaTCGGGATCCGTACCGACACCTTTTGTTGTTAACTCCTCGACTAATCAAGTGATGGTTAGGTTTACGTCAGACGGGGATACTTCCTTCCCCGGTTTTCTCGCCGTCTATTCATCCGTGTGA
- the LOC124336754 gene encoding uncharacterized protein LOC124336754 isoform X1 gives MNLSEKLWYLNMAMGIYGCGMYIFLNVIAKSEMPVENLDETSVPICDMADKCHQQLQNRLETIESAVRAIVSILSIQKSELFTTVNKMLEQDQAVREILSRSEFIQNSGDFSTVGSAGLNAAVEATKDFSQHGKSVENLKGAIKCSLANLIDISTKDHDLKANQSDAHSIKASVMINGSLEIKWPILSADCLKFSSGVWIRIYQASEGDDNNKLPEEAVTALSIPQKCLINNTDASYSIVLYPQSPSADEKDPCFFSMTKNLTQCGAYVVEVIPNYQSLCGKTLRTEMVIPPHKQSDESSTKPLISVIMAHQSNSLVFNWEDNSGCAPQLTSFNLKIFRDGIADKEKAITSAITTISVPRSCLQHPRKNENLFSLELPADRQTCPIDWKPLDMCRKYRLDVSSQYSAWNSPSSSWEIFTGQEGKYPVNISDFLRCPKDHYYCPFHGRCQQIQSISICQSDVQCDDGRDEKHCNTECNKERFRCGQQCLPKDLVCDGKYDCLDGSDEGYDCSYAYVCQQFTNASGKFSSRIFPKPAFEIHPDRVPDAVRKTAVLISVQPGHQIWLTFNKFVTYKDKHFIKVYDGPYSSSPLLLSHSGLSKPYSVRSSSSDLFVEFPSYYDPNYGIEAFYTSVNLTDESFVPGACTDKKNICCGGYINGEGVISTPNYLSAATSRDDCFWFIESWNSEDSFLLRKYSFDFITSKMTPVLSHFIYPTITVYDGWSTDSLVLYDGKPSNEQDNAVIFSITNKMLVHLKQPKVINEYRTFYWNVSKISSSKCKYYYEGTSGTIKSPNYPMLYPHLTDCRWTISVKPGSKVRLLFAFFETQEGSDFLSVYDGTTVHSKLLLAKSGSVPTPFVVNSSTNQVMVRFTSDGDTSFPGFLAVYSSV, from the exons ATGAATTTGTCAGAAAAGCTGTGGTATCTAAACATGGCCATGGGGATATACGGTTGCGGTATGTACATATTCTTAAATGTTATTGCTAAATCAGAAATGCCAGTGGAGAACCTGGACGAAACATCAGTCCCTATTTGCGACATGGCAGATAAATGCCATCAGCAGCTACAGAACCGTTTGGAAACCATTGAAAGCGCTGTCCGAGCCATTGTTTCGATTCTTTCAATTCAAAAAAGTGAATTGTTTACAACAGTCAATAAAATGTTAGAGCAGGATCAGGCGGTTAGGGAAATCTTATCACGTTCagaatttattcaaaattccGGGGATTTCTCAACTGTTGGTAGTGCTGGTCTAAACGCTGCCGTTGAGGCAACGAAAG aTTTCTCTCAGCATGGAAAAAGCGTCGAAAATTTGAAGGGAGCAATTAAATGTTCATTAGCAAATTTGATAGACATCAGTACGAAAG ATCATGATCTAAAGGCCAATCAATCTGATGCGCACAGCATCAAAGCTTCCGTAATGATCAATGGGTCTCTGGAGATAAAATGGCCCATCCTCTCCGCGGACTGTCTCAAATTTAGTTCGGGTGTCTGGATTCGCATTTACCAGGCATCTGAAGGTGATGACAATAATAAGTTGCCGGAAGAGGCGGTTACTGCCTTATCTATTCCTCAAAAGTGTCTTATAAACAACACGGATGCTTCGTATTCGATCGTCCTTTATCCGCAGTCACCGTCGGCCGACGAAAAGGATCCCTGTTTCTTTTCCATGACCAAAAATCTCACCCAGTGCGGCGCTTACGTCGTTGAAGTCATTCCAAACTATCAGTCACTTTGCGGCAAAACTCTGCGTACGGAAATGGTCATTCCGCCCCATAAG CAAAGCGACGAATCCAGCACGAAACCGCTGATAAGCGTTATAATGGCCCATCAATCGAATTCGTTGGTCTTCAATTGGGAAGACAATTCTGGATGCGCGCCGCAGTTAACGTCCTTcaacttgaaaatatttcga gatgGAATTGCAGATAAAGAAAAGGCCATTACCTCGGCCATTACGACCATTAGTGTTCCTCGTAGTTGCCTGCAGCATCctaggaaaaatgaaaacctgtTTTCACTGGAGTTGCCGGCCGATAGGCAAACCTGTCCGATAGACTGGAAGCCTTTAGATATGTGTCGCAAATACAGACTCGATGTCAGCTCTCAGTACTCGGCCTGGAATagtccgtcgtcgtcgtgggaAATATTTACAGGACAAGAAG GAAAATACCCGGTGAACATAAGCGATTTTTTGCGATGCCCGAAAGATCATTATTACTGCCCATTTCATGGCCGCTGCCAACAAATACAATCCATCAGCATTTGCCAAAGTGATGTCCAGTGCGACGATGGTCGGGACGAAAAACATTGTAATACCGAG TGCAACAAAGAAAGATTTCGATGTGGACAGCAATGTTTACCGAAGGATTTAGTTTGTGATGGTAAATACGACTGTCTGGATGGTTCCGATGAAGGCTACGATTGCA GTTACGCATATGTGTGTCAGCAGTTCACGAATGCATCGGGTAAATTTTCGTCCCGGATTTTTCCTAAACCTGCgtttgaaattcatccagacaGAGTTCCTGATGCCGTTCGGAAAACGGCAGTGTTGATATCAGTTCAACCCGGCCACCAAATTTGGCTgactttcaataaatttgtcacTTATAAAGACAAGCATTTTATCAAA GTTTATGATGGCCCCTACTCGTCTAGTCCTCTTCTGTTATCACACAGTGGATTAAGTAAGCCGTACTCTGTACGGTCGTCATCCAGCGACTTGTTTGTTGAATTCCCATCGTACTATGACCCGAATTATGGAATTGAGGCTTTCTATACAAGT GTTAACCTCACAGACGAGTCATTTGTACCCGGTGCGTGTactgacaaaaaaaatattt GCTGCGGTGGTTATATTAACGGCGAAGGGGTTATTTCGACTCCGAATTATTTATCTGCTGCGACAAGTAGAGACGACTGCTTTTGGTTTATTGAATCCTGGAACAGTGAAGACAGTTTTCTACTGAGAAAatattcttttgatttcataACTTCCAAGATGACCCCTGTATTATCCCATTTCATTTATCCAACTATAACT GTTTACGACGGATGGAGTACAGACAGTCTTGTGCTTTACGATGGCAAACCATCTAACGAACAAGACAACGCGGTCATATTCTCAATCACCAACAAAATGTTGGTCCATTTAAAACAACCTAAAGTCATCAATGAATACCGCACCTTTTACTGGAACGTTTCCAAG ATATCTTCATCGAAATGCAAATATTACTACGAAGGAACCAGCGGGACCATAAAAAGCCCAAACTATCCGATGCTCTATCCTCATCTGACGGACTGTCGCTGGACTATCAGCGTGAAACCGGGATCAAAAGTCCGGCTACTTTTTGCGTTCTTCGAGACGCAAGAGGGCTCGGATTTCTTATCT GTTTACGATGGAACTACTGTCCACtcaaaacttttattggcaaaaTCGGGATCCGTACCGACACCTTTTGTTGTTAACTCCTCGACTAATCAAGTGATGGTTAGGTTTACGTCAGACGGGGATACTTCCTTCCCCGGTTTTCTCGCCGTCTATTCATCCGTGTGA